In Vicugna pacos chromosome 10, VicPac4, whole genome shotgun sequence, the following proteins share a genomic window:
- the KCTD14 gene encoding BTB/POZ domain-containing protein KCTD14: MSLTSAPGARRLSRAAPHAGPRTESPVVELNVGGEFYTTTLATLRKLPGSKLAEMFSSSAKACTDAEGRFFVDRCGTYFGPILEYLRSGQPPTQHIPEVYREAQYYEIKPLIKLLEDMPQIFGEQVARKQFLLRVPGYSENLELMVRLARAEALAARYSEVLVCVVRNEKDDANSADTLRLLEANKRSVVKFGPWKASPTIDDLLDCVKMDIQAQGYQVHCSPNSTLPAKVSDYFHTFCFSWW, translated from the exons ATGAGCCTGACCTCGGCGCCCGGCGCCCGTCGGCTCAGCCGGGCGGCGCCCCACGCGGGCCCGCGAACG GAATCTCCTGTCGTGGAGCTGAACGTTGGGGGTGAGTTCTATACCACTACCTTGGCCACCTTGAGAAAATTACCAGGCTCGAAGCTGGCAGAGATGTTCTCCAGCTCAGCCAAGGCGTGCACGGATGCAGAGGGACGCTTCTTCGTCGATCGCTGCGGCACCTATTTCGGACCCATCCTAGAATACCTGCGCAGTGGGCAGCCGCCCACGCAGCACATCCCCGAGGTGTACCGTGAGGCTCAGTACTACGAAATCAAGCCTTTGATCAAACTCCTGGAGGACATGCCACAGATCTTTGGTGAGCAGGTGGCTCGGAAGCAGTTCTTGCTCCGGGTGCCAGGCTACAGCGAGAACCTGGAGCTCATGGTGCGCCTGGCGCGTGCGGAGGCCTTGGCTGCGCGCTACTCCGAAGTGCTGGTGTGCGTCGTGCGCAACGAAAAGGATGATGCGAACAGCGCAGACACCCTGCGCCTCCTGGAGGCGAACAAGAGGTCGGTGGTCAAGTTTGGGCCTTGGAAGGCATCCCCGACCATTGATGATCTACTGGACTGCGTCAAGATGGACATTCAGGCCCAAGGGTACCAAGTACACTGTTCACCCAACAGTACACTGCCGGCTAAGGTCTCCGATTACTTCCATACATTCTGCTTCAGCTGGTGGTGA